In the genome of Paenibacillus pabuli, one region contains:
- a CDS encoding xanthine phosphoribosyltransferase: MQLLKDKVIQEGIVLSEQVLKVDSFLNHQMDPVLMKEVGKEFIRRFEGENITRVLTIESSGIAPGIMTALELNVPLIFARKQKSLTLTEDILVEKVYSFTKQETNEITVAKKFMQPGDRVLIIDDFLANGEAAFGLARIVEQVGAEVVGIGIVIEKAFQPGGRLLKEAGYRVESLVRIGALSDGQVTFADEEVTI; encoded by the coding sequence ATGCAATTGTTAAAAGACAAAGTAATACAGGAAGGCATTGTTCTGTCCGAGCAGGTACTCAAAGTGGATTCATTCCTGAACCACCAGATGGATCCGGTTCTGATGAAGGAAGTGGGTAAGGAGTTCATCCGCCGTTTTGAAGGGGAAAATATTACACGTGTATTGACGATTGAATCCTCAGGGATCGCACCAGGCATTATGACTGCGCTGGAACTCAACGTTCCGCTTATTTTTGCACGGAAACAGAAATCACTTACGCTCACTGAAGACATTCTGGTGGAGAAAGTGTACTCCTTTACCAAGCAGGAGACCAATGAAATTACAGTTGCGAAGAAGTTCATGCAGCCTGGTGACCGTGTACTGATCATCGATGACTTTCTGGCGAATGGCGAGGCAGCATTTGGTCTGGCCCGCATTGTGGAACAAGTAGGCGCTGAAGTAGTTGGGATTGGCATCGTTATTGAAAAGGCGTTCCAACCGGGAGGCCGCTTGCTGAAAGAAGCAGGCTACCGTGTGGAATCGCTGGTTCGCATCGGGGCGTTGTCAGACGGACAAGTAACGTTTGCGGACGAGGAGGTCACGATCTAA
- a CDS encoding NUDIX hydrolase, with product MTPERFDIYDDQQHWIGTELRSVVHAKGFWHRSFHCWIVRDDGSQRLVLFQRRRDIKDTFPGCYDITAAGHLTAGEQLHEASRELEEELGVQVPFETLTYLLTARQQLEGQVRGVPFIDREFSSVFGLCLNQPLEAYTLQASEVDSLYEVPLDDLIALFRGETHVIQAAGVQAVQSVSDQMVQANSNPVPLHVPARHMREIRAAEFVPHGTEYYIDVLEALVHVPQDKSNSA from the coding sequence ATGACCCCAGAACGTTTCGACATTTACGACGATCAGCAACATTGGATAGGTACGGAGCTGCGCAGCGTGGTCCATGCCAAGGGATTCTGGCACCGTTCATTCCACTGCTGGATCGTGCGGGACGATGGTTCACAGCGGTTGGTTCTATTTCAGCGAAGACGGGATATCAAGGATACCTTCCCCGGATGTTACGACATTACAGCAGCAGGGCATCTCACTGCCGGCGAACAGCTGCATGAAGCCAGTCGTGAGCTTGAGGAAGAATTGGGTGTGCAAGTGCCCTTTGAAACGCTGACCTACCTGTTGACGGCAAGACAGCAACTTGAAGGTCAGGTTCGCGGTGTACCTTTTATCGATCGGGAATTCAGCTCTGTCTTTGGGCTGTGCTTGAACCAGCCTCTTGAAGCCTATACCTTACAGGCAAGCGAAGTCGATAGCCTATACGAAGTGCCTTTGGATGACCTGATTGCCTTGTTCCGTGGTGAAACCCATGTGATTCAAGCCGCAGGAGTGCAGGCCGTACAATCAGTGTCCGACCAGATGGTTCAGGCCAATAGTAACCCTGTTCCTCTTCACGTTCCAGCACGTCACATGCGCGAAATTAGAGCAGCCGAGTTCGTGCCACACGGTACGGAATATTATATCGATGTACTTGAAGCGTTAGTTCACGTGCCCCAAGACAAATCCAACTCTGCCTAA
- the mscL gene encoding large conductance mechanosensitive channel protein MscL codes for MKGVLKEFKEFAVRGNVIDLAVGVIIGAAFGKIVTSLVNDIIMPPVGKLLGGVDFSQKIINLDWDMRTASGQEITTLAQANEAGATVIAYGQFINVMIDFLIVAFCIFMLVKGINYIKSKEHKKPEPQKTTKACKYCLSEIPAAATRCSHCTSELEAEGTGATA; via the coding sequence ATGAAAGGCGTACTGAAGGAATTTAAAGAATTTGCTGTACGTGGCAACGTCATCGATCTGGCGGTCGGTGTCATTATCGGGGCTGCTTTTGGTAAAATTGTCACGTCCCTCGTGAATGACATTATCATGCCACCGGTAGGAAAGCTGCTTGGAGGGGTTGATTTCAGTCAGAAAATTATCAATCTGGATTGGGATATGCGAACTGCCAGTGGACAGGAGATCACAACACTCGCTCAAGCCAATGAGGCTGGCGCTACGGTAATTGCATATGGACAGTTCATTAACGTGATGATTGATTTTCTCATCGTCGCTTTCTGTATTTTCATGCTGGTGAAGGGTATCAATTACATCAAAAGTAAAGAACACAAAAAACCCGAGCCGCAAAAAACGACCAAGGCTTGCAAATACTGTCTCTCTGAAATTCCGGCTGCGGCTACCCGCTGTTCGCACTGTACTTCAGAGCTGGAAGCTGAAGGTACCGGCGCAACGGCTTAA
- a CDS encoding zinc ribbon domain-containing protein has translation MKLLQRIKNGANKATERAQHAVEIGKINNQIVGLQQEQEVHFTDMGRIFYEGYRAQDMTRAEKEMVDLSGLCDELQDEIDGLRNKIALLKNERLCECGHVASLDANFCPKCGRKLGEFKAAAASVGATNPARQEAAVAHSPEQPIYDAPVEEELEEVEPYHTVIPSIADLETESEYNSSEFTQEEKEAFDAEWERRRDEEMQRERERQQELDERIRYWKENNPVVNTVDVQTEVPREMVNCQICAAELPKGSKWCPRCGAEQI, from the coding sequence ATGAAACTGCTTCAACGAATTAAGAACGGAGCAAACAAGGCAACAGAACGTGCCCAGCACGCCGTTGAAATCGGAAAAATAAATAATCAGATTGTGGGCTTGCAACAGGAACAGGAAGTCCATTTTACAGATATGGGTCGTATCTTCTATGAAGGTTATCGCGCACAGGACATGACGCGTGCCGAAAAAGAGATGGTGGATCTATCGGGGCTTTGCGATGAATTGCAGGATGAGATCGATGGTCTGCGCAACAAGATTGCACTACTCAAAAATGAGCGTTTATGCGAGTGTGGACACGTCGCTTCACTGGATGCCAACTTCTGTCCAAAATGCGGACGCAAGTTGGGTGAATTCAAAGCCGCAGCAGCGTCTGTGGGGGCGACAAACCCGGCGAGACAAGAAGCGGCTGTGGCCCACAGCCCGGAGCAACCGATCTATGATGCGCCAGTTGAAGAGGAACTGGAGGAAGTGGAGCCGTACCACACGGTAATTCCGTCCATTGCCGATCTGGAGACCGAATCTGAGTATAATAGTTCGGAGTTTACCCAAGAGGAAAAGGAAGCTTTCGATGCCGAGTGGGAACGCCGTCGGGATGAAGAAATGCAGCGGGAGCGTGAACGCCAGCAGGAGCTGGATGAGCGCATTCGGTACTGGAAAGAAAACAATCCGGTCGTAAACACGGTGGACGTACAGACCGAAGTGCCACGTGAAATGGTGAATTGTCAGATTTGTGCAGCGGAGCTGCCCAAAGGCTCGAAGTGGTGCCCACGCTGCGGAGCAGAGCAGATCTGA
- a CDS encoding zinc-binding alcohol dehydrogenase family protein, protein MENPIMMKAFGYYEPGLENDIPPFQEVKVEKPQPTGQDVLVEVKAVSVNPTDWRSHISKDPDDLSLTIPGRDVAGVVVDIGSDCSLFNIGDEVYYAGSNMRPGGHSEFHLVDERIVGRKPKNLDFAQAAALPLTSLTAGEAFFERLGISRNASDNEGSSMLIIGAAGGVGSIATQLAKLAGLKVIATASRPESVSWAISNGADHVINHHQPFGPQLKDLGLAGVQYIFVLNHIDEHMEQMADVILPQGKICSILPFEKPAELQKLFSKSVTLVWEMMFTRPMFQTDDMIEQHLLLNEIADLVEAGKIHTTMAERIEPINAANLLEAYRKSKSGTAIGKIVLEGFEK, encoded by the coding sequence ATGGAAAATCCAATCATGATGAAAGCGTTCGGATATTACGAGCCTGGATTAGAGAACGATATACCGCCATTTCAGGAGGTAAAAGTGGAGAAGCCACAACCTACAGGACAGGATGTACTCGTTGAGGTGAAGGCGGTGTCTGTCAATCCGACGGATTGGAGATCACATATTTCCAAAGATCCGGACGATTTATCCCTGACCATACCTGGTCGTGATGTAGCGGGCGTGGTCGTGGACATCGGCTCCGATTGCAGTTTGTTTAACATTGGTGACGAAGTGTATTATGCGGGGAGCAATATGCGTCCTGGCGGACACAGTGAATTTCATTTAGTGGATGAACGAATTGTCGGCAGAAAGCCGAAAAATCTGGATTTCGCCCAGGCAGCAGCTTTACCCCTGACAAGCCTTACCGCAGGCGAAGCTTTTTTTGAACGCTTGGGCATTTCCAGGAATGCATCGGATAACGAAGGCAGCAGTATGCTTATTATCGGGGCAGCGGGAGGCGTCGGATCGATCGCTACTCAATTAGCCAAGCTGGCTGGCCTTAAAGTCATAGCAACTGCCTCTCGTCCCGAATCGGTCTCTTGGGCAATATCAAATGGAGCAGACCATGTGATCAACCATCATCAACCATTTGGACCACAACTTAAAGATCTCGGACTCGCCGGTGTACAATATATTTTCGTGCTAAATCATATAGATGAGCATATGGAACAGATGGCAGACGTTATTTTGCCGCAAGGGAAAATTTGCTCTATTCTGCCCTTCGAAAAACCAGCCGAACTTCAAAAGTTATTCTCAAAAAGCGTAACGCTCGTCTGGGAAATGATGTTCACCCGTCCAATGTTCCAGACAGATGATATGATTGAACAGCATCTTCTCCTTAATGAAATCGCAGATCTGGTGGAGGCTGGCAAGATTCATACAACGATGGCAGAGCGGATTGAACCGATTAATGCGGCTAACCTCCTGGAAGCCTATCGAAAGAGCAAATCAGGTACTGCGATTGGCAAAATCGTATTGGAAGGGTTTGAAAAGTAA
- a CDS encoding nucleobase:cation symporter-2 family protein: protein MARERIFQRHRHPIKTFSLGLQHVLAMYAGAVVVPIIVSKALGFTTEQLTYLIAIDLLACGVATLLQVWGNRFFGVGLPVMLGCAFQAVSPMILIGMKSGVSAIYGAIIASGIFVVLFSGIFGKLIRLFPPVVTGSVVTIIGLTLIPVAFNDLGGGQGAEDFGSGVHLLLGFGVLLFIILMTRFTTGFVRSISVLIGLLVGTVAAGLMGEVNFAPIREASWFHVVQPFYFGTPTFEIVPILTMILVAIVSVAESTGVFMALGKILDKDLSSKDLARGYRAEGLAIVLGGIFNSFPYTTYSQNVGLVQMTRVKTRDVIVVAGGLLVVIGFVPKIAALAQLVPGSVLGGAMVALFGMVVSSGIRILGSQVDLNRHENLFIIACSVGMGLGVTVVPQLFAGAPDWAQIMLGNGIIAGSFTAIFMNLLFNGLGTQATAAQMAERQADVILGDNGKSA, encoded by the coding sequence ATGGCACGGGAACGTATTTTTCAACGGCATCGGCATCCGATCAAAACGTTCTCGCTAGGTCTCCAGCACGTGCTGGCGATGTATGCGGGAGCTGTCGTTGTACCGATTATTGTCAGCAAAGCCCTTGGTTTTACAACAGAGCAGTTAACCTATCTGATTGCGATTGACCTGCTCGCCTGTGGTGTGGCAACACTGCTTCAGGTATGGGGCAATCGATTCTTCGGAGTGGGGCTTCCAGTCATGCTTGGCTGTGCCTTCCAGGCCGTATCACCGATGATTTTAATTGGGATGAAGAGCGGCGTGTCTGCCATTTATGGTGCGATCATCGCATCAGGGATATTCGTTGTATTGTTCTCAGGCATTTTTGGCAAATTGATTCGGCTCTTTCCACCAGTCGTTACCGGATCAGTCGTGACCATTATTGGTTTGACCCTGATTCCGGTTGCGTTCAACGATCTCGGCGGTGGTCAGGGTGCAGAGGACTTTGGTAGTGGGGTTCATCTTCTGCTCGGATTCGGCGTATTGTTGTTCATCATTCTGATGACACGGTTCACGACAGGATTCGTTCGTTCCATCTCGGTGCTGATCGGCCTTCTTGTGGGCACCGTGGCCGCAGGGCTTATGGGTGAAGTGAACTTTGCGCCAATTCGTGAAGCGAGCTGGTTTCACGTCGTGCAGCCGTTCTACTTTGGTACGCCGACGTTTGAAATTGTACCGATTCTGACCATGATTCTGGTGGCGATTGTCAGCGTGGCAGAATCCACGGGTGTATTTATGGCTCTCGGCAAAATCTTGGATAAAGACTTGTCTTCCAAAGATCTGGCCCGTGGCTATCGTGCAGAAGGTTTGGCGATTGTGCTGGGGGGTATTTTTAACTCATTCCCTTACACGACCTATTCACAAAATGTAGGGCTTGTGCAGATGACTCGTGTCAAAACGCGCGATGTTATCGTTGTGGCAGGTGGACTGCTTGTGGTCATCGGCTTTGTGCCGAAGATTGCTGCGTTGGCACAGCTTGTTCCAGGTTCTGTCCTTGGCGGGGCCATGGTTGCATTGTTCGGTATGGTCGTATCCTCTGGTATTCGTATTCTGGGCAGTCAGGTCGATCTGAACCGTCATGAGAACCTGTTCATCATCGCCTGCTCTGTAGGCATGGGGCTGGGTGTAACGGTTGTGCCTCAATTGTTCGCAGGTGCACCGGACTGGGCCCAGATTATGCTCGGTAACGGAATCATTGCGGGTAGTTTTACGGCTATTTTCATGAATTTGCTCTTTAATGGTCTGGGTACTCAAGCAACGGCTGCGCAAATGGCTGAACGCCAAGCGGATGTGATCCTCGGAGATAACGGCAAGTCGGCGTAA
- a CDS encoding UvrD-helicase domain-containing protein, protein MLSPNSTFYPRPLGVTPAASLPQSPSAPLETSRQLVASDERDAPYFRSLEEVGIRLNGPQISAVRHGKGPLLTLAGAGCGKTTVLAARAGYLMEVRGAHAGSILLVTFTNKAATEMKERIASLPGIRPASARAVQARTFHSFALTLLRHYGVQEEIFGESRAQHTVLKMLLRQNGMSEAFQPESLLAMLSAWKMQGSETSDLPEKSQEERDAKRVLLGYETWKRDRNKMDFDDILLRAAALLRDPAVLGPLQQRFQYIMVDEFQDTNSLQYEIVQKLAAAHRNLMVVGDDDQTIYTFNGARQESILEFDKVYPGARIVTLDINYRSDARILGLGSELVARNKRRRDKRLRAAGHRGEAPRFATPSNAEEEAAWVVNQLCQQVEEGLHTYRDIAILHRTASSSRAIFEQLVLKDVPFVQHGASPVFYDQSLIRPLMDHMRLSLNPRAMDALPSALGPLYVSRDAGLEWIQRSEEQQAKKYPLIHLAKWDKLKPFQQEQVKERIKLIKSLTKLKPVIAIQEMRRQFYDKYMESGDPSIFTHYKETMLETLDEFEAAAKKFETVEEFIQFADELSRRHREMESLRRAQDSDAVQLMTIHRAKGLEFPCVYWIGASEGIVPHSTALRQDIPEDQKAALTVQQTDAELDMALEEERRLAYVAITRAKQHLYVTSPASHHGKPADVSRFLLEAFGMEVPDKRKNREDGPTGNHASYGSGSSNWRGNGNTNGKANGSENRNRNGNAAYARSGSRPQGRDAVSPVQRGSDLRSADQRSAIRQSDRRDFEVLDERDEDRLSERRGSGVIGNHKAFSTTGVSQTASSSNSSESHSSGAEHTETVAIWKCSSSTCKAWLRQKPDGPSAKVSKKAASGPPACPLCSGTMEASTRKVPVTGRFGR, encoded by the coding sequence ATGTTAAGTCCGAACTCAACGTTTTACCCCCGTCCGCTCGGGGTTACCCCGGCGGCATCCTTGCCCCAATCCCCTTCAGCGCCACTGGAGACCAGCAGGCAGCTCGTTGCCAGTGATGAACGGGATGCACCCTATTTCCGTTCTCTGGAAGAGGTAGGCATCCGCCTGAATGGACCTCAGATCTCAGCGGTTCGCCACGGCAAAGGACCCCTGCTGACTCTCGCAGGAGCTGGCTGCGGCAAAACAACCGTACTGGCTGCACGAGCCGGCTACCTGATGGAGGTTCGTGGCGCTCACGCAGGAAGCATCCTGCTGGTGACGTTCACGAACAAAGCTGCCACGGAGATGAAAGAACGCATCGCATCGCTTCCTGGCATTCGTCCCGCATCCGCAAGAGCAGTGCAGGCCCGTACATTCCACTCGTTCGCGCTGACGCTGCTGCGTCATTACGGCGTGCAGGAGGAGATCTTTGGTGAGTCACGCGCGCAGCATACCGTGCTTAAGATGCTTCTGCGCCAGAATGGCATGAGTGAGGCGTTTCAGCCTGAGAGTCTGCTGGCCATGCTGTCCGCCTGGAAGATGCAAGGCTCAGAGACAAGCGATCTTCCCGAAAAATCACAGGAGGAACGAGATGCCAAACGTGTTCTCCTTGGTTATGAAACCTGGAAGCGGGACCGCAATAAAATGGATTTTGATGATATTTTGCTGCGAGCTGCCGCATTGTTACGTGATCCTGCTGTACTGGGGCCGCTTCAACAGCGTTTTCAGTATATTATGGTAGACGAGTTCCAGGATACCAACAGTCTCCAATATGAAATTGTACAAAAACTGGCTGCCGCCCACCGCAACCTGATGGTTGTGGGAGACGATGACCAGACGATCTATACGTTTAACGGGGCACGTCAGGAATCCATTCTGGAATTCGATAAAGTTTACCCCGGTGCACGCATCGTGACGCTGGATATCAACTACCGGAGCGATGCGCGTATTCTGGGACTGGGCAGTGAATTGGTCGCCCGGAACAAACGAAGACGTGACAAGCGACTGCGGGCAGCTGGTCATCGCGGAGAAGCACCGCGCTTCGCAACTCCCTCCAATGCGGAGGAAGAAGCCGCCTGGGTCGTTAACCAGCTATGTCAGCAAGTCGAGGAAGGGCTGCATACGTACCGGGATATTGCAATTCTGCACCGGACAGCCAGCAGCAGCCGAGCCATATTTGAACAGCTTGTTTTGAAGGATGTGCCATTTGTACAACATGGGGCCTCGCCGGTATTCTATGATCAGTCCCTGATCAGACCTTTAATGGATCACATGCGCTTGTCGCTGAACCCACGGGCTATGGACGCACTGCCAAGTGCGCTGGGGCCTCTCTATGTGTCCCGAGATGCCGGACTGGAATGGATTCAACGCAGTGAAGAGCAGCAGGCGAAGAAATATCCGCTCATCCATCTGGCCAAATGGGACAAGTTGAAGCCCTTCCAGCAAGAACAGGTCAAGGAACGCATCAAGCTGATCAAATCGCTGACGAAGCTGAAACCGGTGATTGCGATCCAGGAGATGCGCCGCCAGTTTTACGACAAGTATATGGAAAGCGGTGATCCAAGCATCTTTACCCATTACAAAGAAACGATGCTGGAGACACTGGATGAATTCGAAGCGGCCGCCAAAAAATTCGAAACCGTAGAAGAGTTCATTCAATTCGCCGATGAACTCTCCCGCAGACACCGCGAGATGGAATCGTTGCGCCGTGCACAGGACAGCGATGCAGTCCAGCTGATGACGATTCACCGGGCCAAGGGACTTGAATTCCCATGTGTGTACTGGATCGGAGCCAGCGAAGGAATCGTGCCTCACAGCACGGCACTGCGGCAGGATATCCCCGAAGACCAGAAGGCTGCTCTTACGGTGCAGCAGACTGATGCCGAACTGGACATGGCGCTCGAAGAAGAGCGACGGCTTGCCTATGTCGCCATTACCCGGGCCAAACAGCACTTGTACGTCACTTCTCCCGCCAGTCATCACGGAAAACCGGCGGACGTTTCCCGCTTTCTGCTGGAAGCCTTCGGCATGGAGGTTCCGGACAAACGCAAAAACCGCGAGGATGGCCCGACTGGCAATCACGCGTCATATGGCAGTGGTAGCAGCAACTGGAGGGGAAACGGGAACACGAATGGTAAAGCTAACGGCAGTGAGAATAGAAATAGAAATGGAAATGCAGCATACGCCCGTTCAGGTTCACGGCCTCAGGGACGGGATGCAGTGAGTCCAGTCCAGCGTGGTTCAGATCTACGAAGTGCAGATCAGCGCAGCGCGATCCGTCAAAGTGATCGGCGTGATTTTGAAGTACTCGATGAACGTGACGAGGATCGTCTCAGTGAACGACGCGGGAGCGGTGTAATTGGCAACCACAAGGCGTTCAGCACAACAGGTGTAAGTCAGACAGCTTCGTCCTCCAACAGTTCGGAGTCGCATTCTTCAGGTGCAGAACACACGGAGACCGTAGCGATCTGGAAGTGCAGTTCTTCCACCTGTAAAGCCTGGCTGCGCCAGAAGCCGGATGGTCCTTCCGCCAAGGTATCCAAAAAGGCGGCGTCTGGTCCTCCGGCTTGTCCGTTATGTTCAGGTACAATGGAAGCCAGTACTCGTAAGGTGCCCGTGACGGGGCGGTTTGGAAGGTAA
- a CDS encoding pentapeptide repeat-containing protein encodes MNKAEAIAHLQQETLEPVLQDHLSTLRVYIMQHQNSLIQSFVESMRQLCLKAELAQQELGKEPILILHCSMLRTSILEGSYICLLEAYSDQWYWDEVECLHTYDATWAFQSLSSLEEFLHIEMRRYGGVLNASDAERMMLQSAGRFNAYVTAIARLAVPHMLNLKEMERLHRGDQFQIRVGEYKDWSEPVYVRDYRYRDIQNIRKKLTLAEGLECAYADYTSLSLTEGLFDHVDIRYSDFSLADLSKSDLRGAVLIGTRWEQSDLSGADLRGALLMDAVFRECSLRGANLSDVSDEASMEFHEGALGLQGICFAGANLEGADLRGAQLFHADFQGARLSQAQIWLHDRERYTHVLSEEQIESIRWVVSHEKEEEL; translated from the coding sequence ATGAACAAAGCGGAAGCGATCGCACATTTGCAGCAGGAAACATTGGAACCTGTACTTCAGGACCATCTCTCGACACTTAGGGTGTACATCATGCAACATCAGAACTCGTTAATCCAATCGTTCGTAGAGTCTATGCGGCAACTCTGTTTAAAAGCAGAGTTGGCACAACAGGAACTCGGGAAAGAACCAATCTTAATTCTTCATTGTTCCATGTTGAGAACATCAATATTGGAAGGGAGTTACATCTGCTTATTGGAAGCGTACTCCGATCAATGGTATTGGGATGAGGTAGAGTGTTTGCATACATATGATGCGACGTGGGCATTCCAGTCGTTGTCTTCGTTAGAAGAGTTTCTTCATATCGAAATGAGACGTTATGGGGGTGTACTTAATGCTTCTGACGCGGAACGGATGATGTTGCAGTCTGCGGGTCGTTTCAATGCCTATGTCACTGCGATTGCACGTTTGGCTGTTCCTCATATGTTGAACTTGAAAGAGATGGAACGCCTGCACCGTGGGGATCAGTTTCAGATCAGGGTAGGTGAATACAAGGACTGGAGTGAGCCTGTGTATGTCAGGGACTATCGGTATAGGGATATTCAGAATATTCGCAAGAAATTGACGTTAGCAGAAGGACTGGAATGTGCCTATGCAGACTATACGTCACTATCCTTGACAGAGGGACTATTTGATCACGTTGATATCAGGTATTCCGATTTCAGTCTTGCTGATCTGAGCAAGAGCGACTTAAGAGGTGCTGTATTGATTGGGACCAGATGGGAACAAAGTGACCTGAGTGGAGCTGACCTCAGAGGGGCGCTACTCATGGATGCTGTGTTCCGGGAATGTAGTCTGCGTGGAGCCAATCTGTCTGATGTCAGTGACGAAGCGAGTATGGAATTCCATGAAGGTGCTCTTGGTCTTCAGGGAATCTGTTTTGCAGGAGCCAATCTGGAAGGCGCCGACCTCAGGGGAGCACAGCTATTCCATGCTGATTTCCAGGGGGCTAGGCTGAGTCAGGCACAGATATGGCTTCATGACCGTGAGAGGTATACACATGTTTTGAGTGAAGAGCAGATTGAATCAATACGCTGGGTTGTCTCCCATGAGAAAGAGGAAGAGTTATGA
- a CDS encoding TrmB family transcriptional regulator — protein sequence MDQLLHHLRHLGFTEMESRIMVELARQGSASGYEVAKRLGVSRSNVYATLQRLEQRGFLLCSAGEPAKYSVLKPEEMTSMISSQMRASLEYVQSSMPQHEPEKPVFYNIEGDKNVLENLSRELAEAKHEIVVDVWREEAELLRADLQRAEDRGVRLLWSCDGGEGIIEQPAPWPGLPSIGTGNGRKFSLVVDRRWCMIGMRGESCATQAMVTEHPVMTGLLLNHFAQELVLYELEQDMGEELESRYGYRYQNLSARYWTVASEEV from the coding sequence ATGGACCAACTGCTGCATCATTTGCGTCATCTGGGGTTTACCGAGATGGAATCTAGAATTATGGTGGAACTTGCTCGTCAAGGCTCAGCCTCGGGATATGAGGTTGCGAAAAGGCTGGGTGTGTCCCGTTCCAATGTGTATGCTACCCTGCAGAGGCTGGAACAGCGTGGATTCCTGCTCTGCAGCGCAGGAGAGCCTGCGAAATACAGTGTCTTGAAGCCTGAGGAGATGACAAGCATGATCTCCAGTCAGATGCGTGCATCCCTTGAATATGTGCAGAGCAGTATGCCACAGCATGAGCCGGAGAAGCCGGTCTTTTACAACATTGAAGGCGACAAAAATGTTTTGGAAAATCTGAGCCGTGAACTGGCTGAGGCCAAACATGAAATTGTGGTGGACGTGTGGCGTGAGGAAGCGGAGTTGCTGCGTGCTGACTTGCAGCGTGCCGAGGACCGCGGCGTGCGCCTGTTATGGTCATGTGATGGTGGAGAAGGCATAATAGAGCAGCCTGCTCCTTGGCCTGGTCTGCCTTCTATCGGAACAGGTAATGGCCGAAAGTTCTCTTTAGTGGTGGATCGTCGTTGGTGCATGATAGGGATGCGCGGAGAATCTTGTGCCACTCAGGCGATGGTGACAGAACATCCGGTGATGACCGGATTGCTGCTGAATCATTTTGCTCAGGAATTGGTGTTGTATGAGTTGGAGCAGGACATGGGGGAAGAACTGGAGTCCCGTTACGGATATCGATACCAAAACCTCTCAGCACGTTATTGGACAGTCGCTTCAGAGGAAGTATGA
- a CDS encoding imm11 family protein, whose protein sequence is MIPRFYELTEDHRILNPFRPPALQTSFDELPISSVMMIERKPNEEPTDWISRPSYFVSDRMKRLMEMVDEAMLFKSVTFIDQGSGEQLSYWASHIPTVLALSDHSLFYPNGSIQQLVLQGEAVKDQRIFTLEGVRGSGVIVRLDVAESMLRRGLSGFVLRKVDLE, encoded by the coding sequence ATGATCCCACGATTTTATGAACTGACCGAGGATCATCGGATATTGAATCCATTTAGGCCCCCTGCACTACAAACCAGTTTTGATGAGTTGCCCATTTCATCTGTCATGATGATTGAACGCAAACCGAATGAAGAGCCAACGGATTGGATAAGTAGGCCTTCATATTTTGTTAGTGATCGCATGAAGCGGCTGATGGAAATGGTCGATGAAGCAATGTTGTTCAAATCCGTCACCTTCATCGATCAGGGGAGTGGGGAACAGTTGAGCTACTGGGCGAGTCATATCCCTACTGTGCTGGCTTTGTCTGACCATAGCCTGTTTTATCCGAATGGTTCGATACAGCAGCTTGTATTGCAGGGTGAGGCGGTTAAAGATCAACGCATATTTACATTGGAGGGTGTAAGAGGGAGTGGTGTAATCGTGCGTCTTGATGTAGCAGAGAGTATGCTTCGCAGAGGGTTAAGTGGCTTTGTTTTACGAAAGGTGGATCTGGAATGA
- a CDS encoding DUF4870 domain-containing protein — translation MSPMKSSSGLDENIAGMLCYLFTFVGGIVFLAVEKRSRFVLFHALQSVTVFGLIMVGHVLCAFLPLFGPLLASLLSLLGVVVWLLMVVTSLQGKWLKLPWVGDFAEKQLRHL, via the coding sequence ATGTCCCCCATGAAATCGTCAAGCGGTCTGGATGAAAATATTGCCGGCATGCTCTGTTATCTGTTCACTTTTGTAGGCGGAATCGTCTTTCTCGCCGTAGAAAAACGCAGCCGTTTCGTTCTGTTTCATGCACTTCAATCCGTCACGGTATTTGGCCTCATTATGGTCGGTCATGTGTTGTGTGCATTTCTCCCACTGTTTGGGCCACTGCTGGCATCGCTGTTGTCCCTGCTTGGTGTGGTGGTCTGGCTTCTCATGGTGGTCACCAGTCTGCAAGGCAAATGGCTGAAGCTGCCATGGGTCGGAGACTTTGCTGAGAAACAGCTGCGCCATCTGTAA